In a single window of the Myxococcus guangdongensis genome:
- a CDS encoding helix-turn-helix domain-containing protein gives MRKATSASELRQHLSSIVGPTARAARSQLGLTQAEVAQQMGLASEVYSRLERGKMLPSLTTLHRLCEALDVSPDELLGFTRATPPSTETPARRRLFFRVRQLDETRARAMLTLLSRGKSHE, from the coding sequence ATGCGAAAGGCCACGTCCGCCTCCGAACTTCGCCAGCACCTTTCCTCCATTGTCGGCCCCACTGCCCGCGCAGCTCGAAGCCAGCTCGGGCTCACGCAGGCCGAGGTCGCCCAGCAGATGGGACTTGCCAGCGAGGTCTACAGTCGACTGGAGCGCGGGAAGATGCTGCCCAGCCTGACCACCCTGCACCGACTCTGCGAGGCGCTGGACGTGTCGCCCGACGAGTTGCTGGGCTTCACGCGGGCCACGCCTCCCTCCACGGAAACGCCGGCCCGTCGTCGCCTCTTCTTCCGGGTGCGGCAGTTGGACGAGACTCGGGCGCGAGCAATGCTCACCCTCCTCTCCCGCGGGAAGTCCCATGAATGA
- a CDS encoding serine/threonine-protein kinase — MRLREPALAVLSPGVQVMGYSVERRLGSGGFGAVYLARCEGQAYALKLLDLARVGGRVEREVSILLKLSHPNVVGIHGFGKWPMASPEFGVIVMEYVEGRQLDVWASEENPSARQVARVVLDVARALEASHAAGVLHRDVKEFNVMVRAADGAAKLVDFGVGDYAGAPGLTVDILPPGTPEYRSPEAWSYFRENARVPGAIYTPGPSDDLWAMGVVLYRLLTAHPPFGGDHSTLADVIISNEAFPPRAVNDRVPSALSDVCMSLLAKSPTTRMPSAGALREALEEMLQGADTTWDVPLCDAYGEDTATTEGERDSHDRWLNEPLHRPRRGIRPRKELPTWEDARAPSLGAEPATEQAPRPVPTSRAWVLAAMALLAVLVVVWSWRTSPGPPRQEVARPGSSSQAVRAAAPPSVTESTPAAVAAPAMLPEATTVKMEKTEIPAAPKPPRKGAGVMSRAIVAVAACAGLACPGAQVRPQPPPEPCPDRAVEVMEKWGVEVGDHYPVTFLVSKPQVIKVADGPTEVRLLGEWKRMPDNTVLYGRLIVSDRVYGRFTHARTRDGKRFPVCLELQSEALVKGLERESGDEGPTSARVFTTGEVRAVSEFE, encoded by the coding sequence GTGAGGCTGAGAGAGCCTGCCCTCGCGGTGCTTTCTCCCGGTGTCCAGGTGATGGGCTACTCGGTGGAGCGGCGGCTGGGCAGCGGTGGGTTCGGTGCCGTGTACCTCGCGCGGTGTGAGGGCCAGGCTTACGCGCTCAAGCTGCTGGACCTGGCGCGCGTGGGTGGGCGGGTGGAGCGTGAGGTCTCCATCCTCTTGAAGCTGAGTCACCCCAACGTGGTGGGCATTCACGGCTTCGGGAAGTGGCCGATGGCGTCTCCGGAATTCGGCGTCATCGTCATGGAGTACGTGGAAGGGCGGCAGTTGGACGTCTGGGCGTCTGAGGAGAACCCTTCCGCGAGGCAGGTGGCGCGCGTCGTGCTGGACGTCGCGCGGGCGCTGGAGGCGTCCCACGCAGCCGGAGTGCTCCACCGTGACGTGAAGGAGTTCAACGTCATGGTGCGCGCTGCGGATGGCGCGGCCAAGCTGGTGGACTTCGGTGTCGGAGACTACGCAGGGGCGCCAGGGCTCACGGTGGACATCCTCCCGCCTGGGACGCCCGAGTACCGCTCCCCAGAGGCATGGAGCTACTTCCGGGAGAATGCCCGTGTGCCGGGTGCCATCTACACACCGGGGCCCTCTGACGACCTGTGGGCGATGGGCGTGGTCCTCTACCGGTTGCTTACGGCGCACCCACCTTTCGGTGGAGACCACTCCACGCTCGCAGACGTCATCATCTCGAACGAGGCGTTCCCTCCTCGGGCGGTGAATGACCGCGTCCCCTCGGCACTCAGTGACGTGTGCATGTCGCTACTGGCGAAGAGCCCGACGACCCGAATGCCGAGCGCGGGGGCTCTCCGTGAGGCGCTGGAGGAGATGCTCCAAGGGGCAGACACGACGTGGGACGTGCCACTGTGCGACGCCTACGGTGAGGACACCGCGACGACGGAAGGTGAGCGGGACAGTCACGACCGGTGGCTGAATGAACCGCTGCATCGGCCTCGACGTGGCATTCGGCCGAGGAAGGAACTGCCGACTTGGGAAGATGCGCGGGCTCCATCGCTGGGGGCGGAGCCCGCTACGGAGCAGGCTCCGAGGCCCGTGCCGACCTCCCGAGCATGGGTCCTCGCGGCAATGGCGCTGCTCGCGGTGCTCGTGGTGGTGTGGAGCTGGCGCACGTCGCCTGGGCCACCGCGTCAGGAAGTAGCGCGGCCTGGGAGTTCGTCCCAAGCTGTCCGCGCCGCAGCTCCCCCCTCTGTCACGGAGTCCACCCCTGCGGCCGTCGCTGCCCCTGCGATGCTCCCTGAGGCCACAACTGTGAAGATGGAGAAGACCGAGATTCCGGCGGCACCAAAGCCCCCCAGAAAGGGCGCGGGCGTCATGAGCAGGGCGATTGTTGCGGTGGCGGCATGCGCGGGGTTGGCGTGCCCTGGGGCGCAGGTACGTCCGCAACCTCCCCCAGAGCCGTGTCCGGATAGAGCAGTCGAGGTGATGGAGAAGTGGGGCGTCGAGGTGGGAGACCATTATCCAGTGACCTTTTTGGTCAGCAAGCCACAGGTCATCAAAGTGGCTGATGGTCCAACAGAGGTGAGGCTGCTCGGCGAGTGGAAGCGCATGCCCGACAACACGGTTCTCTATGGGCGACTCATCGTAAGTGACCGCGTTTATGGTCGATTCACGCATGCTCGTACTCGTGACGGAAAGAGATTCCCCGTGTGCCTGGAACTGCAATCCGAAGCTTTAGTGAAGGGCCTCGAGCGAGAGTCGGGTGATGAGGGGCCTACCTCGGCCCGTGTGTTTACGACCGGGGAAGTGCGAGCGGTAAGCGAGTTTGAGTAA
- a CDS encoding helix-turn-helix domain-containing protein — protein MNEELAITIGTAAREAREKLGMTRAEVAERVGLVEPAYRRLERGKVLPSVTVLHRLSQTLGLSPEILLGTAPQAPGKKAPRPPLLEAETPELRRLLTLARKLDGEKLDALLHVAAVLTR, from the coding sequence ATGAATGAAGAGCTGGCAATCACCATCGGCACCGCCGCTCGCGAAGCGAGGGAGAAGCTGGGAATGACGCGGGCCGAGGTGGCCGAGCGAGTGGGTCTCGTGGAGCCCGCCTATCGCCGTCTGGAGCGAGGAAAGGTGCTGCCCAGCGTCACAGTGCTCCACCGTCTCAGCCAGACGTTGGGCCTCTCCCCAGAAATCCTGCTGGGCACAGCGCCCCAGGCCCCAGGGAAGAAGGCACCTCGCCCCCCTCTTCTGGAGGCCGAAACGCCCGAGCTGCGCCGGCTGCTCACCCTCGCGCGGAAGCTCGACGGGGAGAAGCTGGACGCGCTCCTCCACGTCGCCGCCGTCCTGACGCGCTAG